The sequence ATTTGTTTGCTGGTTAACGACCCAATGCAGTAGTCAAAATACTGAAGCACAGATATTAAAGACACTGGAAAATCTTTTTGCCCAAAACAAAATGGGTCAAAGGTAGAAGACTCATGAACATCAATCCCCAGTTGTCTTTCAGTTGAATCAAGCATACATAGAAAtagcatatttttaaaaactcttccaTAAAGCTTCAAACTGTTTACTAAGCTGTGGTTGATTACTTCTGCTGATAATTTCCAAACAGCAAAGAAGCCGAGGGCAGTTTGATATACCGGTCATCCCATTCAAGACTCACAATCAACATGAATGTATTGAAGTGCTGCAGCAAAGAACGTATAAATCCTGTGGACAGATGTGATTGTTATGAAAGTTTGCAATGAGCAGTTAAAGAATCTGGCAGAGTACATTGCCAAGCCTGCTTTTAGATTGGTGAACTGTGGAAGGGTTTGGATATAGAATGCTTGCTCTTAAACAAAATCTCTATAAGGCGCAAAGTAACACAGTGAGAAGCAACACAGTAGTTGGAAAGCTATTGTAATATGAAAAGAACATTAAATGAACTATGGTGCTTAATCAATGATTTGTGCAGAATTAAAATGTTGCGTGTTGCTGGAACAGTAATAGGGTAGTATTCGTCATCATTAGACATCACCTGCTTCATGCCCATATTATTTAGTTCAATAACATTCTCAGGTAGTTTATTCCATACGTCAATTAGCCTTCATGTAAAGGAAGTCTTTTAGACTTCCCTTCTTACTCTAGCCTCCCTAGATTTTTGTGCCTCCAGGTATTTGAGTTACCACGGAGGGAGTCCTACTTTCCAGTGAGGAGCCAGGTGAAAGCTGGCTAGGGTGGTGCAATAAAAGGGGCTGGCTGACATTGtgaattctgacctcttgtgatGAGTTATTCAGTTCCTCAGTGGGTGAAGCATCTTCATTTCTATTACATATGTTTCGGCGAGAAGAGGCGTGTTCCGTTATCAGACTGGCAAAACCCTCTCTCATGGTTGACTGTATTTTTTCCCCAAGGTTTTCAAATCCCACTTGTAGGCTTTCTTGTACTTTGCAGCCCACGTCAGATACAGCAGCAGTCAGGGAATTTTGAAGTGATGCTCCTATGTTGCTCAGTCCCTGGGTAAAAGAGCTTTCCACCACAGAGACTGTCTGAGACGATGCTCCCTCCCTACTAGACTGCAACACAGCCAATTGTTGGTCCAGCACATTTTGGATATCAGAAAAGGAGGTATTTAGCCTTGACACAGTCATCTTCATTTTATCCACCATATCATTCATCACAGTATGCATTGAAGTCACAAGACTCTGCAGATCGAACGGTTGCTCCACCACCCTCCTTTTGAAAGCTGGTTCATTGATCTCCAAAGTTAGCAGCTCCTCGCTTTGAGATTCAGGTTTAGGAGTCTTGAGTGGCCTTTTCAAATCACCTTTGGCCAAGGGAGATTGGGGGTCCTCCACATTTGCCATGCACCCTAGTGCTGATGATTCTACAGATGGCACAGATTCTGGGCTGGAGCCCATTGCACACATGCTAGCTGTATTCATTATTCCTGTGGAGGGGGTGCTCTGCAATGTGGAAGATTTGTTTTGTCCTCGCTTCCCTGTGGAGGAAACACAAGTCGAGATAAAGTGTGCTGAAAATTATTGAGCgagagtttaaagcttatttattagtgtcacaagtaggcttacattaacactgcaatgaggttactgtgaaaatcccctagtcgccacactctggcgcatgtttgggtacactgagggagaatttagcatggccaatgcacctaaccagcatgtctttcagactgtgagaggaaactagagcacccagaggaaacccacgcagacacagtgagaacgtgcaaactccacagtgacccaagctgggaagcaaaactgggtccatggtgctgtgaggctgcagtgctaaacgctgtgccaccatgccgcccctacagTCGTCCACAGTATTGAATCAAGTACCATGAGGAAGACAAATGTCCTCCATGGAACTGCCACTAACACTTTAATTGTCGGCATCCTGTCTTATTCAGTGAGGTACATGCTAGGTGTGACATAAAATTTGAGGTATTTACCAAAGTCGGTGATAATGTTCAGGGTTTGTGAGAGATCCTATGTGTGCTTagtcctgtttgcttcagtctatgcaaatatttcattttaagatatttctgcctatgcaactaactctgctaagctttaaaaaatgactgctaacttgactacattttaaaactcagaaggctaaAGGTTCGCTGAAAATTGACTGCACTCCTAAACGGTACACAGCAGGGAAACAAGTTTTTCATAACAGCTGGACGACTTGTTTTTCTAGACAGAGACAGCCTGTGAAGGACACTTacaataacgagataagggttgaGATATATTGTGGATCTTAGTGTACGTTTTCAGTTTGTTTCAAGATCTGTTCAATGTGTTCAATCTGttcagacatcaagtttctacaaaaacctgttggactttaacctggtgttgttaaacttcttacaatgtgaTCAGTGCAGGGATTGGCTTACTTAGAAGCCAATCTCCAAGctttggagatcacatggtctggaatgggggggtgggggtgagttaataggttgtgatgaacaaagcatcgtagctgtgagggacagctcggtggataggatattaggatgtagataggctggaaaattgggcggggatcctggattcaggattcaatcctggaccggggagcggcgcaggcttggagggccgaagggcctgttcctgtgctgtattgttctttgttgttctttgctttttcttttcattttgtcATGTTAATTTAATTCTTTTAAGTTTTGTTCAAtgaaataaattaatttttttaattggTACCGGTGCTGTCCTCTCGtccattcaaaggaatgaatggacacaACAGTTTGGCTAACATGCTCTTGAATTTGACGGAGGccagaggggcgacctgatcaaatTGTTTAAAATAAGGTAGAAGGAAGAGGAAATCAAAAATGGCAGGGGCAGCAGATAAGTTTAAAATGTGAGCTAGGCCATTCAGGAGTAAAAGCAGGAAACAGACAAAGGATAGTAAAAATCAGGAATTCTCACCCTCAAAAGGCTGTGAATGCTGGGGATAAACTGGAGCCTTCAAGGGGGAGATTGATAGAATTTCATGGAGTAAGGATTTCAAGGGAAATGGAACAGAGAAAGGTAAATGGAGTTGTGGCTTATTAAGCATGATGCAATTGAAAGGCAGAACGGGCTTGAGGGGCAGAacagcctattcctgttcctaaagTTGTTATGAGGGGTTGAGGCAGACAATAAATGATGCACTACAGCTGGATATTGTTACTCTAGTTCATATGCATGTCCTGTGGCCTTTCTGTAGATCACATGGTAATAACTCTAAGGAATCAGATCAGCACAGCAGTTCTGTTGAACATCTCTTTTTCCAATGTTGAAGCAAAAAAAAGCTGTTGGATGATAGCTTTTGGAAATTATTGAACCTTTGGAAAAGAGTGGCAACCATAACGTTGTTGAGAAAAGACTGTAGAGGACTTATGAATTCTTTGCATTATAACTAATTGATCCAAAGGGAACTTAAATTGCTAACATACACTCTCCAGGGATTCACTTCAGAGACTCAACAAACCAAACTCTGGATTTGGAATCCCAGTTGTGACAGGTGTACTTAACTTTCAACTACAGGTGGCTCCTTTACCTGACTCAAGACAGCTTTCTCTCTTTCTGATTGCTCCGAATCTACAAATGAAAGAATGGGCAGGGAGCCTGAAACAATATCCAACAAAGATCCTTTCCTGAGTCAGTATTTTGTGGCCCCTTCAACAGCAGGAGCCGGAAAGATCAAATAAACGAACTGAGGATGGGGTACCAGAATGGGCAGGAGACTAATCTTCCATGAAGTTATTACGTACAAGCAATGTAAATGTATCTTGGAAACAGCACACACATTACACAACTGTCGCTCTGTTTGACAGTGCACTGAGCACTCGTAAAAGTGCAACCTTCTACCTAAACTACAGGTTTATCCAGTCATAAAGGTTGTGTTTCACAGCAAAGATCAGATACTCACTGTGAACAGCTCGCTTAGTTGATGTTAAACTATTGTTGGTTGGAGCTTTCTGccactgtaaaaaaaaatcaaattggaaGCTTTATGTAACTCATTTAAGATACAGTATTGAATGAATTTCCTCGAAAAAATGTTCTTAATCAGTTATTTTGTTCACACATCTCACCTCACTGACTGGAAATTGCTCATCAGTTTTAGGTTTTTAAAATTCACCTATTCTAAAATATTGGTAACAGTAGATTTAAATAATGGCATTCATTTTAATCCTTTAATTAGAATCTAAGGGATCCTTGTGATGTTTTGTGTTGGGTACCACTAGACTGGTGTGGGTCAGATTTAGGGGTTCTAGACCTGACTCCTTGGTGAGATTttaacccattcacaatccatcCATTTAAAGTTAAAATTGAGTCCACATGTGAATCTAATTCCCATTTATGCAGAATCCATATTGGGATGATGCCTAGGCAAATTATAAATATATTATGTTTGAGCATATAGTCTGATTATGAATATTCAGGATTAAGACTATATTGAAGCTTCCAACACCATATATTAGGTggcacagggcagcatggtggcacagtggttagcactgctgcctcacagtgccagggatcctggttcgatttccagcttgggtcactgtctgtgtgaagtttgcacattttcaccatgtctgtgtgggtttcctcccacaatccgaaagacatgctgattgggtgcattcgccatgctaaattctccctcagtgtgcccgaacaggcgctggagtgtggcgactaggtgattttcacagtagcttcattgcagtgttaatgtaagcctacttgtgactaataaataaataaagtgatGTGGGGCAACAGGATTTCAGGGCACTGTCCTACAATAGTAAGAAGTAGCTCTCACACTTATCCGTCCACACGGAGAATTTTGATCTCAGCTGAAGAAAATGGAAGCCAGACATTTGTGCACAAGGATTGAGCAGAAAGTCAGAGTGCGCACCCAAGCTGTTTTCATACACTTTCTAGTCTCTGGTTTCAGGCAGAAATTGGAGGGGGCACCTTACTGGCTTTTTGTTTCAACAGCAAAATAGACCAATAAACTTAACCAGTATGAGCTATTAAACTCATTTGCCTTAGCAGTGGAATAAAAATCATATTGAATATAATGAAATCATTATCTGTAGTGAttgaatattttgtttttaagttAGTTTTCCTTTTTTGGGGTGGaattgggtgtgggggggaaaacAAAATGTAAATCTGGCAAtgtgatattctctcttccaaaaATGCTATTATTGGGTCTACATAGATATGAACATTATATACACAAGTATTTTACATATATACAGAATTGGGAAAACAGACTTACAGTGTGCGCCCAGTGTAATAGGACCAGGAATGTTTCTGGTTGAGATCTTGTAATAGGTGAACTTCCAATGAGTTGCAAGGTACATTTAGAGTGGAAGGATTTTTTCATTATATACTCCCCCATGCAATATTTTATTTATACAATTAGCTattagggattagtgggtaaatatatagggatgtgagggtggggcctgggtgggattgtggtcggtgcagactcaatgggccgaatggcctctttctgtactgtagggtttctatgatttctattacaaCTGGGAAGAAGAAGAAATGTTGAATGGAAAAGGTTTGAGGGTGGATACCGGGAGGatatttcttcttgtgggagagactacaaCTAGAGGATAGAGTTTAacaataagaggtctcccttttaagatgaagatgaggagaatttgtttctccAAGGGTCGTTTGTCCGTGGCAATCTCTCCCCCAGaaaacagtggaggctgggtcattgaatttattctagGCAGCGTTAGATACAAacgagggagtcaagggttatagggTGCCGGACAGGAAAGTACAGTTGAGAATACAACCAGATCCTATGGATTGAGTCTACTCcaccaaagggcca is a genomic window of Mustelus asterias chromosome 17, sMusAst1.hap1.1, whole genome shotgun sequence containing:
- the cdadc1 gene encoding cytidine and dCMP deaminase domain-containing protein 1 isoform X2: MNQFQEPAHTARAGGQKETSTQTECNARGLSPRLSKVNLFTLLSLWMELFPNNEQKTIQRRRNGLVVVHSSKIIGLHCSSTELHAGQIAVVKHGSRMKDCDLYFSRKPCSTCLKMVLNAGVNRISYWPGDPEISLAEDKSNCDGTGARYFIGCGYNAYPMGSEYADYPQMDEKQQKDREARKFRYIVHAEQNALTFRCQDIKVDEKTMIFVTKCPCDECVPLINNAGIKQIYTGDLDAGKVKADISYQKFSGLQGVRKFTWQKAPTNNSLTSTKRAVHRKRGQNKSSTLQSTPSTGIMNTASMCAMGSSPESVPSVESSALGCMANVEDPQSPLAKGDLKRPLKTPKPESQSEELLTLEINEPAFKRRVVEQPFDLQSLVTSMHTVMNDMVDKMKMTVSRLNTSFSDIQNVLDQQLAVLQSSREGASSQTVSVVESSFTQGLSNIGASLQNSLTAAVSDVGCKVQESLQVGFENLGEKIQSTMREGFASLITEHASSRRNICNRNEDASPTEELNNSSQEVRIHNVSQPLLLHHPSQLSPGSSLESRTPSVVTQIPGGTKI